The Deinococcus hopiensis KR-140 sequence CTTTCCACTCCGACGACTTCCTGGGTCCGCGTGTGCGCCGCCGAAGAGATCCTGCCCGGCACCGGTGTGTGCGCCCTGGTGCAGGGCGAGCAGGTGGCGGTGTTTCGCGTGGCGGGGCGCGTGTACGCCTTGGGCAACCGCGATCCCTTCACTGGGGCGAACGTCCTGTCACGCGGACTGACGGGCGACAGCGGGGGTACCCTGAAAGTCACCTCGCCGCTGCTCAAGCACGCCTTCAGCCTGGAAACGGGGGTGTGCCTGGACGATCCGAAGGTGCGCGTGCCCGTTTACGCCGCACGCGTGGAGGGAGGTGACGTATGGATTGGTTCGGCGGATTGAGCGTACTGAGCCTGGAGTCACGCCGCTCTGAGGAAATGGCGAGCCTGATCGACAAATACGGGGGCCGCGCCACCGTCGCGCCGAGCATGCGCGAGCAGAAGCTGGATCTCAGCGCGCCGCTTGCCCAGTTCGAGCGTGACCTGGCCGCCGGGAACCTGCACGCCGTGGCCTGCATGACGGGCGTGGGGACCCGGCTGTTCCTGCGTGATCTGGTGGCCCGCGATCCCCGGCATCTGGACGCCCTGAAAGACATGGCGTTTCTGACCCGGGGCAGCAAGCCCATGCAGGCCCTAAAAAGCTTTGGCCTGACCGGCACCAGCGTGCCGCGCCCACACACCTGGCACGAGGTGCAAGACCAGTTGCTCGCCACCCTCCAACCGGGGCAGCACGCGGTTTTGCTGGAATACGGCGATCCACCCCCCGTACCGATGCTCCGGACCCTGCACGCGGCGGACCTCCAGATCACCAGCGTGCCCGTCTACCGCTGCATGTTTCCGCAAGACACCCTGCCGCTGGCCCGCGCGGTCCGCGAGACGGCCCTGGGTACCCATGACCTCCTGCTGCTGTCGAGCGGCACCCAGCTGCTGCACTTCTTGAAGTTCGCCCAGCGCCTGCGCCTGGAAGACGAGGTGCGCGCAGCCATCCGCCGCATGGTGGTGGTCAGCATCGGGCCCGCGTGCAGCGAGAGCGCCTCGGACCTGGGCATCCGCATCGACCTGGAGGCCAATCCGCACAAGATGGGCATCCTCGTCCGCACCGCAGCGGAGCACGGCCCGGCGCTCTTGCGCTCCAGGCTGGAACGGGCCCGGCTGGAAAAGGCGGGGTAACGGAAGGCGCGTCCTCCTGCTGTGTTGCTGGACTGTTCTGCGCCCTCTCTCCTCGTGGGACCCGCAAAGCTGTGGAGCAAGGGCCTGGCAAAGCCAGGGGGAAGGGGGATGTGTCAGAGACGCCGCCCCCCTCCAGGCGCAAGGTCACCAAAATGTACCGGTTGAGCCCAAGGCCGTTCTCAAGCCTCCACGCCCACCACATCCGCCACGCTCCGCACCCCGTCACGCTCGAGCAACCGCGCCAGCCCCCGGTTCAACTGGCCCGGTAGGCCCGGCCCCTCGTAGATCAGGGCGGTATAGACCTCCACGAGGTTGGCCCCCGCGCGGATGCGGGCGTAGGCGTCCTCGGCGGTGAAGATTCCTCCCACCCCCACCACAGGCACCCGGCCCCGCGTCAGGCGGTAGGCCGCCCGCACCAGTTCCAGGCTGCGGGCGGTGAGGGGACGGCCGCTCAACCCGCCCGCCTCACCCCGGTGGGCGTGGGTCAGGCCGTCCCGGCTGAGGGTGGTGTTGTTGACGATCAGGCCCGCCGCTCCAGCGTCTACCACCGCACCGACGCTGGCCTCGAAGTCGGCGGGATGCAGATCGGGCGCGAGCTTGACCAGAACGGGCGGCGCCAAGCGGACGGTGCGGACGCGGGCGCGCTCCACCTCACCCAGCACGGCGCGCACCAGGGCCGCGAGGTCTCCCGCCGCCTGCAGGGCCCGCAACCCCGGCGTGTTGGGGCTGCTCACGTTGACCACGAAGGCGTCGGCCACCCCGTACAGGGCCGCCACGCACCGGCGGTAATCCTCCACCGCTTCCTCATTTGGCGTGGCCTTGTTCTTGCCGATGTTGACCCACACCGGCGCGTGACGTTCGCGCAGGGCCGCGAGGCGGGTGCGCATGGCCTCCGTGCCGGCGTTGTTGAAGCCCATGCGGTTGATAAGCGCTTCGTCGCTCGGCAAGCGAAACAACCGGGGGCGGTCATTGCCCGGC is a genomic window containing:
- the nirD gene encoding nitrite reductase small subunit NirD, with amino-acid sequence MTPTLSTPTTSWVRVCAAEEILPGTGVCALVQGEQVAVFRVAGRVYALGNRDPFTGANVLSRGLTGDSGGTLKVTSPLLKHAFSLETGVCLDDPKVRVPVYAARVEGGDVWIGSAD
- a CDS encoding uroporphyrinogen-III synthase, whose protein sequence is MDWFGGLSVLSLESRRSEEMASLIDKYGGRATVAPSMREQKLDLSAPLAQFERDLAAGNLHAVACMTGVGTRLFLRDLVARDPRHLDALKDMAFLTRGSKPMQALKSFGLTGTSVPRPHTWHEVQDQLLATLQPGQHAVLLEYGDPPPVPMLRTLHAADLQITSVPVYRCMFPQDTLPLARAVRETALGTHDLLLLSSGTQLLHFLKFAQRLRLEDEVRAAIRRMVVVSIGPACSESASDLGIRIDLEANPHKMGILVRTAAEHGPALLRSRLERARLEKAG
- a CDS encoding quinone-dependent dihydroorotate dehydrogenase — protein: MYRRIKPALFRLDAEDAHHLTLQGLGMASRVPAWPAAVRALTAPADARLGQTLWGQAFASPVGLAAGLDKNAQAVPAFTALGFGFVEVGTVTPQPQPGNDRPRLFRLPSDEALINRMGFNNAGTEAMRTRLAALRERHAPVWVNIGKNKATPNEEAVEDYRRCVAALYGVADAFVVNVSSPNTPGLRALQAAGDLAALVRAVLGEVERARVRTVRLAPPVLVKLAPDLHPADFEASVGAVVDAGAAGLIVNNTTLSRDGLTHAHRGEAGGLSGRPLTARSLELVRAAYRLTRGRVPVVGVGGIFTAEDAYARIRAGANLVEVYTALIYEGPGLPGQLNRGLARLLERDGVRSVADVVGVEA